A region of the Paracoccaceae bacterium genome:
GCCCGTCGGTCACCTCGCGCAGGCCGGGCCGCAGCACGATCAGCGCGCCACAGATCGCCACGCCCACGGCGATCAGCCGCCGGGCCGCCAGGGTTTCGCCCAGAAACAGCGCGGCACCCAGCGTCACCAGCACGGGGTTCAGGTATCCGATGGCCGTCACCTCGGCCACCGGCAGGCGCGCCATCGCATAGAACCACAGCACCACCGCCGCCACATGCACCATGCCCCGCTGTGCGTGCAATGCCAGCACCCCCGGCGCGAATCCCGCCCGCAGCACCGGAACCAGCGTCGGCATCAGGAATACCGCGCCAAAGGCAAAGCGCAGGAAGGCCGACTGCGCGGCCGGCAGATCGGTGCCCAGATAGCGCACGATGCCCGTCACGGCCACGAAACAGAGCCCCGTGGCAAGCATCCACAGCGCGCCCGCGACGGGGCGATCGGCAGTTTCGGTCTGGATCAGCGCGGCCATGGCCCTTGAAACCACCGCCGACGCCCGGGTGCAACCGCCCCCTTGGACCCGCCACCGCGAAACCGGCACGGCCGGGCGACCCGGCCTACCAGTGCGGCGGGCGTTCGTCGCCCAGCACCACGCCGCCGCCGCCTTCGGCCTCGCGCGCCGCCTCGCGTTCCATCAGCAGCGCCACCCGGCGGACCAGGCGGTCGATCTCGTCGCCCTGCTGCGCCACGACGTCCGACAGGTCCTCGACCGTCCGCAGCAGATGCGCGATCCGTTCTTCCAGCCGCTCGATCCGCTCCATCCCCGCCCCCGGCTTGCCGCCCCGCACCCCTTCCGCTACACCGCGCGCGACAGGCTGAACAGGGTTCCCATGGCCAAGGACGCATCTTCCCGCCGCCCCCGTGCCGAACCGCCCCGGGGCTTCCGCGACTACTTCGGCGCCGAGGTCACCGAGCGCAAGGCAATGCTGGACGCCATCGCCGGGGTCTATCAGCGCTACGGCTTCGACCCGCTGGAGACCAGCGCGGTCGAGACGGTCGAGGCGCTGGGCAAGTTCCTGCCCGATGTCGACCGCCCGAACGAAGGCGTCTTTGCCTGGCAGGATGAGGACAAGGACTGGCTGGCCCTGCGCTATGACCTGACCGCACCCCTTGCGCGCGTGGCGGCGCAGTATCGCAATGACCTGCCGTCGCCCTACCGGCGCTATGCGATGGGGCCGGTCTGGCGCAACGAAAAGCCCGGGCCGGGGCGGTTCCGGCAGTTCTATCAATGCGATGCGGATACGGTGGGGTCGGCGTCGGTGGCGGCGGATGCCGAGATCTGCATGATGCTGGCGGATGCGCTGGAGGCCGTCGGCATCCCGCGCGGCGACTATGTGGTGAAGATCAACAACCGCAAG
Encoded here:
- a CDS encoding SlyX family protein, which codes for MERLEERIAHLLRTVEDLSDVVAQQGDEIDRLVRRVALLMEREAAREAEGGGGVVLGDERPPHW